CATGTCCGTAACCGCGCCCACACCACATCGTGGCTACAAGGCCATCTACCGCCGCCTGTTGCTTACCCTGCTGCTCATGGCGCTGACGCCGCTGGTGGCCCTGGGCCTTTTCTGCATAGACAGGCTGAGCGTCATCTATGACGAGAAGATCAGCGCAAGCATCGAGGCTGTGGCCAGCAGCAAGCACCGCGCGCTGGATACCTTTATGGTGGAACGCGTGGCCCAGATCAAAAATCTGGCCTTTACTCACCCGTATGCCGACCTGAGCAATCCCGCGCGCCTGAGTGAAATTTTCAGCGTCATGCAGAATAATAGCCGCTCCTTTGTGGATGTGGGCGTCATCGGCATGGACGGGCGGCACGTCTCCTATGTGGGGCCGTACGATCTCAGGGACAACAACTATTCCGATACTCCCTGGTTCAGGGAAGTGTTGCGCAAGGGCGTGCATGTCAGCGACGTGTTCATGGGCTACCGAAACGAGCCGCACTTCATCATTGCCGTGCTGCGGCACGAGGGGGGGCGCAGTTACATAGTGCGGGCCACCATTGATATGGACGCCGTGGTGGCTCTGCTGCGCCGCGTGTATTCCGGGCCGCACAGCGACGCGTTTCTGATCAACGCCAAGGGCGAACTGCAAACGGATTCGCGCTATCACGGCAAGAGCATGGATACGTTCGACGTTGCCCTGCCCGACTTGACGCGCAAAACCGTCGTCACCCAGTACCTCAAGACGCCCGAGGGGCAGGAAATGCTGGCCGCCGTGATGTCGCTGGAGTCCATGCCCTGGCGGCTTGTGGTGCTGGATGATGTGCGCGACAGCCTGCGGCCCTTGCGCCAGCTCAAGGCGCTCATCATTTTCTTTATGGTTCTGGGCAGCGGACTTGTCTGCATGGGGGCTGACCTCTGTACGCGGCGGCTTGTGGCCTCGTTGGAAGAGTCGGATCAGAAACAGGCCCATATTGATGCCCGCATGCTCCAGTCTAGCAAGATGGCGGCTCTCGGCAAGATGGCCGCTGGCGTGGCGCACGAGGTGAACAATCCTCTGATGCTCATTCAGGAAAATGCCGGCTGGATACGCGATCTGCTGGAAGACGAAAACGCGACGAGTATGAAAAATTATCAGGAAATACTCGAAAGTACTGAAAAAATAGACCAACATGTCAAAAGGGCCAAGGGGATTACGCAACGCATGCTGGGCTTTGGCCGCCGCATGAATCCGGGGCGCACCGAAATCCTCATCAATTCCCTGACCGACCAGGCTGCGGAGATGCTCAAAACCGAAGCTACCAACCGCAATATTTCCATTATCAGGGACTATGACCCGCAAGTTCCGGTCATCCTGTCCGATCCGGCGCAGCTTGAGCAGATATTTATCAATATCATCGACAATGCCGTTGACGCCATTGGCAAAAACGGCTCTTTGACCATTCGCACGCTTGCGTGGAAGAAGGGCGTTCGCGTACTGTTTACTGACACCGGCCCCGGCATGGATCAGGAAACCATGTCGCGTATTTTCGATCCTTTCTTCACCACCAAGAAGGTTGGCGAGGGAACAGGGCTTGGGCTGGCCATCTGCTATACCATACTTGAAAAACTGGGCGGGCGCATTGAAGTGCAGAGCCAGCTCGGGCAGGGCACCACATTCAGCGTAACCCTGCCGCCAGAGCCGCCGCAGCTGCCGGCGGAAGACGTGAGCGCGGTCTAGAGCAGATCAACTATGAAATGCTTCACATTTCATGTGCATATGGCTTGAATCCTGATTTTGGGGGCGCGCATGCGCCAGACAGTGTATTGATTGAATGGCCGCGCGGAAAAAAATTGTCACTCCGGCGGCCACCGGCGGCAAGAAACAACGCATCGGCAACCTGCCCGGCCTGGCCGCGGCACTGCCTGTAACCGAGGAGGCCCCATGCGCGCATTGTTTGTGGACGACGAACTAGAATTTTTGGAATTGATGCAGAAGCGTCTTGTCAGACGCGGAATGGAGGTCGCCACTGCGCCCGATGGACAGACCGCCCTCAACATGGTCGATGAGGCGCTGGCCCCCGGTGGGGAGCCCTTTAATATCGTGGTTATGGACGTGCGCATGCCCGGCATGGACGGCCTTGAAACCCTGCGTCACATGAAGCAGAAAGCGCCCAAGCTGCCCGTCCTTCTGCTGACCGGCCATGCCTGTATGGGAGTGGCCGTGGAAGGCCTGGACCTTGGCGCGTACGACTACATGCTCAAGCCCGTTGCCATCAGCGAACTCATCATCAAGATGGAGGAAGCGGTTCGTTCCGCTGTGTAGCATGGCCCTGCTCAAATACTTGCGACACTGGCTGGGGCGTGAGCAGCCCTCGGAGCCGGATCCGGCGGTACTGGCCCGGGAGGAAGAGCTAAAGGCCCGGCTGCGCGAGCGTTGCGCCCGGTTCCGCCGTCTGCTCTCGGCCAACAAGCGCGCTCTTGAAGCCATGAGTGAGGTGGAAGACCGCCTTGCGGGCGCGAGGCCGTTTGGCATGGACTACGTGCATGCCGTCAGCACGCGCGCCGTTACCGCCGTCTTTCAGATGGTGCGCGAACTCAACGCGCTTTCCGACAACGCCTATGCCGCCCTGCAGGATTCCTTTGATCGCATACGATCAGAAATGGAATCCATGCTGGAGGAAATGCCCCATCAGGACGGCCCCCTCATCCTGCACCTTGACCAGATCAGCCTGAACGACCTCACCCTGGTCGGCGGCAAAATGGCCAATCTTGGCGAAGTCGCCGCCCATGCGGGTCTTACCGTGCCGGACGGTTTTGCCGTAACCGTCAGCGCCTATTATCGTTTTATGGAATATAACGGCCTGCAGAGCGAACTGAACCGGCGCATTCAGGCAACGGACATGCAGAGCCTGGATGAAGTCTTCAGCCTTGCCGCCGCCCTGCAAAAATCTGTGCTCACAGCGCCGCTGCCGCCCGAACTTGAAAAAAGCATCACCGAAGCCGTGGATGCCATGCGCGTCAAGGCCGGGCCAGGGCTCAAACTGGCTCTGCGCAGCAGCGCGGTGGGCGAAGATTCCCTGGGGGTTACCTTTGCCGGGCAGTACAGGTCTGAACTCAACGTGCCGCCGGAAGAAGCCTGTGAAGTGTGGAAGGAGATTGTCGCCAGCAAGTATGCGGTAACGGCCATGAGCTACCGTTATCAGCATGGCATTCCTGACGATGCAGCGCCCATGTGCGTGGGGGTGCTGGCCATGGTGCCCGCCGCTGCCGGGGGGGTGGCCTACAGCCGCGATCCCGTGGCCGCCAGCCGTGGTCGCGAGCAGATTCTTCTCAATGCCGTTCCCGGTTTGCCGCAAGCCGTCGTGGACGGCGTGGTTACCCCTGACGTGTATATTTTCAGCCGCAAGGTTCCGCCGGAACTCCTCCACAAAAGGCTGGCCGGGCCTGAGGGCACGCCACCAAGTCTTACCGACAAACAGGCGGCTGACCTCGCTAAAGTGGCCATTGCCCTTGAAGCGTATTATACCGAACCCCAGGATGTGGAGTGGGCCCTTGATGCCGAGGACGGGCGCATCGTGGTTTTGCAGAGCCGCCCCCTGCGTGAGGCCAATTCCGCCACGGAGCAGAGCAATATTGAGCATCAGGGGGCAGGAGAAGAAACGGGCGAAGCCTTTGTGCTTGCAGACCTGCCCGCCGGGCTTAAGGTGCTGGCTGCCGGCGGCGTGGCCGTAAGCCCCGGCGTTGGCATGGGGCCGGTCTTTGTGGCCCGCAAGGAAGCGGACATGCTTTCCTTTCCTCAGGATGGCATTTTGGTGGTGGAACGGGCTTTGCCGCGCTGGGCGCCGCTGCTTTCGCGCGCCTCCGGGCTCGTCAGTGAAACAGGGGGCATGGCCGGGCATTTGGCGTCGGTAGCGCGTGAATACCAGCTGCCAGCCGTCTTCAGCCTGCCCGACGCCTGCCTCTTGCTGCGCGAAGCCGGCGAAGCCACGCTGGATGCCGGGCGCTGCGCCGTTTTTGCCGGACGGCAGCCGCAACTTGCCTCCACAGCGGTGGAGCCGACCAATCTCATGGCTGGCAGTCCCGTGCATCAGCGGCTTCAGGCTTTGAGCCAGCTTATGGTGCCCCTGCATCTTCTGGACCCCGACGCGCCGGAATTCACGCCCGCCCATTGCCGTACCTTGCACGATATCACCCGCTTTTGTCATGAAAAGTCCGTCCTGCTTATGTTTGAAGAGGAAGATGCCGGCGCCAGCAGGCGCATGGGCAAACAACTGCGGGCCGGGGCCAAGCTGCAATACTGGATTGTGGATATGGGCGGTGGATTCCGGCACCGCGTGACCGGCCCCATCGTGGATCTGGATGTGATCGCCAGTGCGCCCATGCTTGCCCTTTGGGACGGTATGGTCGCAGTGCCCTGGGCCGGGCCGCCTGCGGCCAGCGCAGCGGGTTTTATGACCATTATGCTTGAGAGCACGATGAAGCCCGAGCTTGAAAGTACCGCGCCCAACAGCATGGCCAACAAAAACTTTTTTATCATTTCTGATAACTATATGATCCTGCAGGCTCGCTATGGCTATCACTTCTGCACAGTAGAAAGCCTTGCGGGCGAGCAAAGCCACGAAAATTTCGTGAACTTTCAGTTCAAGGGCGGCGCGGCGGACAGGGAACGCCGTCGGCTGCGCGCCCGCATGGTGGCTGACCTGCTGGAGCAGTACGGGTTCCGCGCGGATGTGAAGGACGACTCGGTCTTTGCCGTGGCCGAAGGCTACAGCGCCACAGAAACATTGATGAAGACGCGCCTCCTGGGCTACTTGCTCATCCACACCCGCCAGGTGGATATGATCATGCTGGAAACAGAAAGGGCCACGGCGCTGAAAAACAAAATGCTGGCGGATATGGAATCATTAAGCGCCAGGCCGCTTTTGGGGAGATCTCTTTAGAACATACTGCGTGGATAAACAGCTTTTTTGTGGGGGAGGGACCCTTTTTGCAAAAGGGTCTCCTGCCCCACGCCCCAACCAACTAAAATCTTTATTATTTTTACTACAATATACGCTGAAGCGCGGGCCAAGAGTCCGCGTCGTTAAGACTGCGTACCCCCAAATACTACTGCCGTGTCTCTGGCACTAGAGCATTTTAACTTTGAAAAAGTGTAAATGCTCTAACGCTGCACTTTCGTGCAGCGCGCCACAACGTGGCGTGGATTCAGCCGAGCTTCAGCCGTTGCGACGCAGGAAGCTACGGATAAAGACAGCATGAGTAACTTACATTTTGTTCTGTGCAATCGCTGTCGCCATTCGGAAGACTCGTAGACTCGCCAACGACTGCCGCAAAGACAGCAATTGGTTAATAGAGCGACCAGCCTGCTGATGGTTGTCGCAAATCGCATTTTTCGGCTGAATGAACACTTTGAAATGCTTCTCATTTCAAAGTTGATCTGCTCTAGACGTTTGACCGCTTTTGGGCGAGACCCGTTTCTGTCATTGCAGGCCGATCGCAATACAGATATGCCCCGGAAAGCGTCGTAAATTTCTTGCCGCCGTCACGCCACTGCCCGATTGCTGGATGCAGCCTTAGGGTGCCCCGACTACCAACCTTGCATTTCCTCTGAAAGCCGCCTAATACGGTATTCCATGCCTTTTTGCCATGAACGGAGAAATTATGACAAAACCTCGCGTATTTGTAACCCGTAGTGTACTGCCTGAAGCTCTGGATCTGTTGCGCACACGTTGTCAGGTTGATGTGGGACCAGCTGAAGGATTGTCCGGAAAAGCCCTGATTGACGCCGTGAGCGGGGTGGACGCCGTTATCGCCACATTGCAGCATCTTGACTCTGACGTTATGGAAGCCCTTGCCCCCACGTGCAAAATCATTTCCAGCTATGGCGTCGGTTATGACCATATCCCGGTGGCGGAAGCCACGCGCCTTGGTATCTGGGTGACGCACAATCCTGACGCCGTCACAACCGATACGGCTGATCTCGCCTGGGCGCTGATGCTTGGCGTGGCCCGCAAGCTGCGTGATGGAGATTTGACGGTACGTAATGACGAGACCCCCTGGGGCGTCACCATTCATATGGGCCTGCGGGTGAGCGGCAAGACCCTGGGCATTGTGGGCAGCGGGCGCATAGCCCTTGCTGTGGCAAAGCGCGCGCAGGGTTTTAACATGCGCCTCAGCTATACGGGCCGCCATAAAAATGAAGCATTTGAAGCCGCCACCGGCGCGCAGTACCTGAGCAAGGAAGAACTGCTGGCCTCATCCGACTTTGTAAGCCTGCACATTCCCCTGACCGATGAAACGCGGCACTACATCAGTACGCCGGAACTGTCGCTCATGCGCCCCCACGCCATCCTGATCAATACCGCGCGCGGCCCTGTAGTGGATGAAGAAGCGCTGGTGATCGCCCTGAAAGAAGGCCGCATTGCCGGAGCCGGACTGGACGTTTTTGAGAATGAACCGCATGCGCATCCTGCCTTGCGGACCATGAATACTGTGCTCATGACCCCGCACCGGGGTGTCGCCACCATCGACTCGCATGTGGATATGGGCGAGTCCTCGGCGCGAAAAATATTTGACGCCCTGGAAGGCAGGATGCCGCAGGACTGCCTGAATCCCCAGGCGCGCAAACCCAGTGTGGTGTAGCGTAGCTTCACAGTAAAAGGCCAGGTTTTGCGGGGAAGGGCCCCTTTTGCAAAAAGGGCCCTCCCCCACGCCCCCCCCCTAAAAATCTTATTGTGTTTTAGCGCTGCGCGCGAGTACAGCGCGTAGCAACCAAATTGCAAGAAGGCCGCCCCTCACGGGGCGGCCTTCTTGCAATTGACAGTACCGCCTGAACTTATGGCGCATTCCGTCATGAACGGGCTGCGCCGCTGCGAAAATCAGTGCGAGATGATGCTGGCCAGAAATTCTTTGGCGCGCTGGGTCTGCGGGCTGTCAAAGAACTGCTCCTTGGGCGTGTCCTCAAGAATGAGGCCTTCTTCCATAAAGAGCACCCTGTGCGCAACCTTGCGGGCAAAGCCCATTTCGTGCGTGACCACCATCATGGTCATGCCCTCATAGGCAAGCTCCACCATGACATCCAGAACTTCGTTGATCATTTCCGGGTCAAGGGCAGAGGTGGGTTCGTCAAAAAGCATGGCCACGGGGTCCATGCACAGGGCGCGGGCAATGGCCACACGCTGCTGCTGGCCGCCTGAAAGCTGCGAGGGGTACTTTTCCGTATGCTGGTCAAGACCCACCCGGCTCAGCAGGGCAAGAGCCTTTTCTCTGGCTTCTTCACGATTTCTTTTAAGCACTTTTTCCTGCGCGAGAACAAGGTTATGAATGATGTTCAGATGAGGAAAAAGCTCAAAGTGCTGAAAGACCATGCCCACGCGGCTGCGCAGCTCCGCAAGGTTGGTGCGTTTGCTGGTCACTTCTGTGCCGTTGACGAATATCTGGCCGCTCTGCACGCGTTCAAGGCCGTTGACGGTCTTGATAAGCGTTGATTTGCCCGACCCGGAAGGCCCGCATACAACCACCACCTCGCCCTTGTGGATGCTCGTGGTGCAGTCGCGCAGCACATTAAAATCACCGTACCACTTGGATACGTTGTTCAAAACAATCATTGCTTCTTCGGTAGGGGTATTCATAGCTTGAGTCTCTTTTTTACCACGGTTACGGCCAGGGAAACGCAGAAGCAGACCACGAAGTAGCCAGCGCCCGCAAAGAGCACCATTTCTATCTCATAGCCGGTGGTCTTGCCAATGTTGGTGGCAGTGCGGAAAAAATCTGCAAGGCCTATGATGTATACGAGGGCCGTATCCTGAAACAGAATCACGCCCTGGGTCAGCAGCAGGGGCGTCATGACGCGAAAAGCCTGCGGCAGGATGACATAGGTGAGGGTTTGCGA
This DNA window, taken from Desulfovibrio sp. 86, encodes the following:
- a CDS encoding sensor histidine kinase, producing the protein MSVTAPTPHRGYKAIYRRLLLTLLLMALTPLVALGLFCIDRLSVIYDEKISASIEAVASSKHRALDTFMVERVAQIKNLAFTHPYADLSNPARLSEIFSVMQNNSRSFVDVGVIGMDGRHVSYVGPYDLRDNNYSDTPWFREVLRKGVHVSDVFMGYRNEPHFIIAVLRHEGGRSYIVRATIDMDAVVALLRRVYSGPHSDAFLINAKGELQTDSRYHGKSMDTFDVALPDLTRKTVVTQYLKTPEGQEMLAAVMSLESMPWRLVVLDDVRDSLRPLRQLKALIIFFMVLGSGLVCMGADLCTRRLVASLEESDQKQAHIDARMLQSSKMAALGKMAAGVAHEVNNPLMLIQENAGWIRDLLEDENATSMKNYQEILESTEKIDQHVKRAKGITQRMLGFGRRMNPGRTEILINSLTDQAAEMLKTEATNRNISIIRDYDPQVPVILSDPAQLEQIFINIIDNAVDAIGKNGSLTIRTLAWKKGVRVLFTDTGPGMDQETMSRIFDPFFTTKKVGEGTGLGLAICYTILEKLGGRIEVQSQLGQGTTFSVTLPPEPPQLPAEDVSAV
- a CDS encoding response regulator, with amino-acid sequence MRALFVDDELEFLELMQKRLVRRGMEVATAPDGQTALNMVDEALAPGGEPFNIVVMDVRMPGMDGLETLRHMKQKAPKLPVLLLTGHACMGVAVEGLDLGAYDYMLKPVAISELIIKMEEAVRSAV
- a CDS encoding PEP/pyruvate-binding domain-containing protein, with translation MALLKYLRHWLGREQPSEPDPAVLAREEELKARLRERCARFRRLLSANKRALEAMSEVEDRLAGARPFGMDYVHAVSTRAVTAVFQMVRELNALSDNAYAALQDSFDRIRSEMESMLEEMPHQDGPLILHLDQISLNDLTLVGGKMANLGEVAAHAGLTVPDGFAVTVSAYYRFMEYNGLQSELNRRIQATDMQSLDEVFSLAAALQKSVLTAPLPPELEKSITEAVDAMRVKAGPGLKLALRSSAVGEDSLGVTFAGQYRSELNVPPEEACEVWKEIVASKYAVTAMSYRYQHGIPDDAAPMCVGVLAMVPAAAGGVAYSRDPVAASRGREQILLNAVPGLPQAVVDGVVTPDVYIFSRKVPPELLHKRLAGPEGTPPSLTDKQAADLAKVAIALEAYYTEPQDVEWALDAEDGRIVVLQSRPLREANSATEQSNIEHQGAGEETGEAFVLADLPAGLKVLAAGGVAVSPGVGMGPVFVARKEADMLSFPQDGILVVERALPRWAPLLSRASGLVSETGGMAGHLASVAREYQLPAVFSLPDACLLLREAGEATLDAGRCAVFAGRQPQLASTAVEPTNLMAGSPVHQRLQALSQLMVPLHLLDPDAPEFTPAHCRTLHDITRFCHEKSVLLMFEEEDAGASRRMGKQLRAGAKLQYWIVDMGGGFRHRVTGPIVDLDVIASAPMLALWDGMVAVPWAGPPAASAAGFMTIMLESTMKPELESTAPNSMANKNFFIISDNYMILQARYGYHFCTVESLAGEQSHENFVNFQFKGGAADRERRRLRARMVADLLEQYGFRADVKDDSVFAVAEGYSATETLMKTRLLGYLLIHTRQVDMIMLETERATALKNKMLADMESLSARPLLGRSL
- a CDS encoding 2-hydroxyacid dehydrogenase gives rise to the protein MTKPRVFVTRSVLPEALDLLRTRCQVDVGPAEGLSGKALIDAVSGVDAVIATLQHLDSDVMEALAPTCKIISSYGVGYDHIPVAEATRLGIWVTHNPDAVTTDTADLAWALMLGVARKLRDGDLTVRNDETPWGVTIHMGLRVSGKTLGIVGSGRIALAVAKRAQGFNMRLSYTGRHKNEAFEAATGAQYLSKEELLASSDFVSLHIPLTDETRHYISTPELSLMRPHAILINTARGPVVDEEALVIALKEGRIAGAGLDVFENEPHAHPALRTMNTVLMTPHRGVATIDSHVDMGESSARKIFDALEGRMPQDCLNPQARKPSVV
- a CDS encoding amino acid ABC transporter ATP-binding protein; the protein is MIVLNNVSKWYGDFNVLRDCTTSIHKGEVVVVCGPSGSGKSTLIKTVNGLERVQSGQIFVNGTEVTSKRTNLAELRSRVGMVFQHFELFPHLNIIHNLVLAQEKVLKRNREEAREKALALLSRVGLDQHTEKYPSQLSGGQQQRVAIARALCMDPVAMLFDEPTSALDPEMINEVLDVMVELAYEGMTMMVVTHEMGFARKVAHRVLFMEEGLILEDTPKEQFFDSPQTQRAKEFLASIISH